The following proteins are co-located in the Spea bombifrons isolate aSpeBom1 chromosome 3, aSpeBom1.2.pri, whole genome shotgun sequence genome:
- the FBXO28 gene encoding F-box only protein 28, whose amino-acid sequence MFAVDEFSEDEGDSGIILVSAWNQRARPASPSSELLYPGNSLLGLPIVAIENILNFLNYEEISQLRLVCKRMDQVCQRMLNQGFLRVERYHTYCQKQVKSQLPRRESERRNHSLARHVDILAAVETRLSLLNMTFMKYVDSKLCCFIPGKVIDEMFRVLRYINSTRSPQRAHEVLQELRDISSMAMEYFDEKIVPLLKKKLPGSDVSGRLSGSSPGPGPSTALSSMQLFSKQNPSRQEVTKLQQQMRGHTAGMTSLRRELTELRTKVQEQQKQLQDQDQKLLEQTQIIGEQNVRLTELEHKLREVMESAVGSSGAGQSDDSPRKRKKAMEVVDCPRKSKRLRSRK is encoded by the exons GATGAGGGCGACTCCGGGATTATTCTGGTGTCTGCCTGGAACCAGAGAGCGAGGCCGGCCTCCCCGTCCTCGGAGCTGCTGTACCCCGGTAACTCCCTGCTCGGGCTGCCCATCGTGGCCATCGAGAACATCCTGAACTTCTTGAACTATGAAGAGATCAGCCAACTCCGGCTG GTTTGCAAGCGCATGGATCAGGTGTGTCAGCGCATGCTCAACCAGGGCTTCCTGCGAGTGGAGAGATACCATACCTATTGCCAGAAACAAGTCAAGTCGCAGCTGCCGAG ACGGGAATCGGAGAGGCGGAATCACTCGTTGGCCCGACACGTGGACATTCTGGCGGCAgtggagaccaggctgtcgctGCTGAACATGACGTTCATGAAATACGTCGACTCTAAACTGTGCTGCTTCATCCCgggaaag gtcATCGATGAAATGTTCAGAGTGCTCAGATACATCAACTCTACAAGATCTCCCCAGCGGGCTCATGAGGTCCTACAGGAATTACGGGACATCTCGTCGATGGCCATGGAATACTTCGACGAGAAGATTGTTCCGTTACTTAAAAAGAAGCTACCAGGTTCCGACGTGTCTGGACGTCTCAGCGGATCTTCCCCAG GTCCTGGTCCTTCCACTGCGCTGAGTTCCATGCAGCTTTTCTCCAAGCAGAACCCTTCGAGGCAGGAGGTGACCAAACTCCAGCAGCAGATGAGGGGCCACACGGCCGGCATGACCTCTCTGAGACGGGAGCTGACGGAGCTGCGTACAAAGGTCCAGGAGCAGCAGAAACAGCTTCAAGACCAGGACCAGAAACTTCTAGAACAGACCCAAATCATAGGCGAGCAGAACGTGCGCCTAACTGAGCTAGAGCACAAATTACGCGAAGTCATGGAAAGCGCTGTAGGCTCTTCCGGAGCAGGCCAGAGCGATGACTCCCCGCGCAAGAGGAAGAAAGCGATGGAGGTTGTGGACTGTCCAAGGAAGTCTAAGCGGCTTCGAAGCCGGAAGTGA